DNA sequence from the Candidatus Kaistella beijingensis genome:
TCCAAAAGCGACTTGTCAAGGTGCGGCATTTGAATATATTCTGAATGTAGAAAACGAACTTCGCCGTTGTAAATTGAGAGATAAAGCAGAAATTACGTGGATTTCTAATGAATATGAACTCGGCGATTTTGGAATGGACGGAATGTTATTGGATTATGGCGGAACCGCTATGAAATCAAGCACAATGGTAGAAATGGTTTTCAAAGACCGAGGAATCAAATGGATTTTAGGAGCAGGCGTGAAAAAAATTGAAGACGGTTTGGTTCATTATGAGAATTTAGAAGGCGAATTCAAAACCGAAAATTTTGATTTTGCGATGCTTATTCCTTCTTTTGCAGGTCACGGTTTCAAAGGATTTGACAAAAATGGAAACGATATTACCGAGAAATTATTCCGTGGATTTATGGTGGTAGATGCAGATTATACGCCAAAACCTTACGAAGAATGGTCGGTTCAGGATTGGCCCGAAACCTACCAAAATCCAAGTTATCCCAATATTTTTGCGCCGGGAATTGCTTTTGCACCGCCTCACACGATTTCAAAACCAAGAAAAAGTCCGAACGGAACAGAGATTTTTCCTGCACCGCCAAGAACAGGAATGCCTTCGGGAATTACTGCAAAATTAGTTGCAGACAATATTATAGAAAGCATCAAAGCAGGCAAAATTGTAACGCCACATCGCGGTTCGCTCGGAAATATGGGAGCTGCGTGTGTTGCTTCCGCAGGATTTGGTGCTACGAAAGGTTCGGCAATTACCATTACGACTTTTCCGATTGTTCCCGATTACAAAAAATACAAAGATTCTCAAGGTCGCGATTTAAAGAAAACCTTTGGCGAAATTGGTTTAGGCGGACATTGGGTGAAGCATTCCCTGCATTACGCATTTCTTTGGAAAGCCAAAATGAAACCGTTTTGGTATATGATTCCCGAGTAAAAAATCTCAAATTTCAAACTTCAAATTTTAAATTAAACAATGATACCACAAATAACAAAATCAATGAAATCCAAAATGCAGAATCCGTTCTTGCAGTTTTTCCGTTTTTTAATTCTCAATGTAAAAATTCTTCGTGTAGTTGCGCTTGGTCACGGCGGAACGCGAGGTTTGGATGAAAATCATAAGAAAATTTAAAATTTGTTTGTTTTCAAATTGATTGTTTAAGACGTGGGATTTTAACGTTTCACATAAGTTTTCATTTTTCTATTTTGAAATGGGCGAAATTTTTCTTGCGCTAATTTTTATAAATATTACCATTTTCTGCGTCATTATTTCTTCCACAAATTTGCTCTTTAAACTAATTTTGATGTAGGAAAAATTTACTTTTTTACTAAATTTTTAAAGTTTTCATATGATGGAAAGGCGGTGGAAAATAAGTTTCCCCGTCTTTCTTTTTTTTGGCAATATTTATTCTGATAATGGCGGTTTTTATTCATCGAATTTAACAAAATTGAAAAATTAATTTCCAATAGTAAAGAACCTTTTAAACGATAATGCAATGAAAAATCTACTACACAAAATTTCCGTATTGGTGTTGATTTCTATTTTTTCACTTTTCAGTTTTTCCTGTTCGCAAGTGAGAAAAACTACCAATTTAGATACTCAAAAATTAACAAAAACCGAAATTTCTGCTTTGCTCTATTCTTTGGAAGAAGAAAAAATGGCTTTTGAAGTCTATAACTTGATGTATGAAAAATGGGGAACGATGCAATTCGGAAATATACGTCAAAGTGAGGAAATGCACATTGCGGAAGTTCAAAAACATTTGGCTCAATACAAAATTCCTTATCAAATTTTAGAAAAAGGAAAATACCAAAATGCTGAACTTCAACAACTTTATAATCAACTTGTTGCACGGGGAAATATTTCTGAATTGGAAGCACTGAAAGTAGGAGCAACCATTGAAGATGTTGATATTTTTGACCTTCAAAAATTAATAAAAGAAGTAGAAAATCCTGCTATCATTCAATCCTTCAAGTTTTTAGAATGTGCTTCAAGAAAT
Encoded proteins:
- a CDS encoding DUF2202 domain-containing protein, which encodes MKNLLHKISVLVLISIFSLFSFSCSQVRKTTNLDTQKLTKTEISALLYSLEEEKMAFEVYNLMYEKWGTMQFGNIRQSEEMHIAEVQKHLAQYKIPYQILEKGKYQNAELQQLYNQLVARGNISELEALKVGATIEDVDIFDLQKLIKEVENPAIIQSFKFLECASRNHMRAFNRGLSRYSFEYVPKYITKNQLQEILNSDHERCGMMRKF
- a CDS encoding NAD(P)/FAD-dependent oxidoreductase — its product is MSKVVILGAGIAGHTAATHLRRKLGSEHEVLVVSPNSNYQWVPSNIWVGVGRMNPEAVKFPLAPLYKKHNIGFKQAKVVSFHPEGDENHQKPYVKVEYVWGENVGKQEIVDYDYLINATGPKLAFELTEGMNPGTNKCYSVCTYDHADHASAAFTDLKLKLKKSKEKLKILIGTGHPKATCQGAAFEYILNVENELRRCKLRDKAEITWISNEYELGDFGMDGMLLDYGGTAMKSSTMVEMVFKDRGIKWILGAGVKKIEDGLVHYENLEGEFKTENFDFAMLIPSFAGHGFKGFDKNGNDITEKLFRGFMVVDADYTPKPYEEWSVQDWPETYQNPSYPNIFAPGIAFAPPHTISKPRKSPNGTEIFPAPPRTGMPSGITAKLVADNIIESIKAGKIVTPHRGSLGNMGAACVASAGFGATKGSAITITTFPIVPDYKKYKDSQGRDLKKTFGEIGLGGHWVKHSLHYAFLWKAKMKPFWYMIPE